The following proteins are encoded in a genomic region of Glycine soja cultivar W05 chromosome 17, ASM419377v2, whole genome shotgun sequence:
- the LOC114394013 gene encoding glucose-6-phosphate/phosphate translocator 2, chloroplastic-like, giving the protein MNMVSLVKYTALPLTSPDSSSHVPRPQLCALPSVHNVQQSTQPSLSSLKPLYISSTQNFAFRRRRVPECQAYEADRSRPLELNIELPDEEAGIEATQRIKIGLYFATWWALNVVFNIYNKKVLNAFPYPWLTSTLSLAAGSLMMLISWATKVAELPKVDFQFWKALFPVAVLHTIGHVAATVSMSKVAVSFTHIIKSAEPAFSVLVSRFLLGEAFPGQVYLSLVPIIGGCALAAVTELNFNMIGFMGAMISNLAFVLRNIFSKKGMKGMSVSGMNYYACLSILSLLILTPFAIAVEGPKMWAAGWQTALSEIGPNFVWWVAAQSVFYHLYNQVSYMSLDQISPLTFSIGNTMKRISVIVSSILIFHTPIQPVNALGAAIAILGTFLYSQAKQ; this is encoded by the exons ATGAATATGGTGTCCTTAGTGAAGTACACAGCATTGCCTCTGACCAGCCCTGATTCCTCTAGTCATGTTCCAAGGCCTCAACTCTGCGCGTTACCTTCTGTCCACAATGTTCAACAAAGCACCCAaccctctctctcttccctcaAACCTCTTTACATTTCATCCACTCAGAACTTTGCATTCAGAAGAAGGAGGGTTCCAGAGTGCCAGGCCTATGAAGCAGATAGGTCTCGGCCTCTAGAGCTTAACATTGAGCTCCCTGATGAAGAAGCAGGGATAGAAGCTACTCAGAGGATTAAAATTGGTTTGTATTTTGCTACCTGGTGGGCTTTGAATGTGGTCTTCAACATATACAACAAGAAGGTTCTCAATGCTTTTCCTTACCCATGGCTTACTTCCACTTTGTCCCTTGCTGCTGGCTCTCTCATGATGCTAATCTCATGGGCCACCAAGGTTGCTGAGCTCCCAAAAGTTGATTTCCAATTCTGGAAGGCCCTCTTTCCA GTTGCGGTGTTACATACAATTGGGCATGTTGCAGCTACCGTGAGTATGTCCAAAGTTGCAGTTTCATTTACCCACATCATCAAGAGTGCAGAGCCTGCATTCAGTGTCCTGGTATCAAGGTTCTTGCTAGGGGAAGCATTCCCTGGGCAAGTTTACCTTTCACTGGTGCCGATTATAGGAGGTTGTGCGCTTGCTGCTGTGACGGAGCTCAATTTCAATATGATTG GGTTTATGGGGGCTATGATTTCCAATTTGGCCTTTGTCCTTCGCAATATATTCTCAAAGAAGGGAATGAAAGGGATGTCTGTTAGTGGAATGAATTACTATGCTTGTCTTTCCATATTGTCTCTATTGATTCTCACGCCTTTTGCCATTGCTGTGGAGGGCCCAAAGATGTGGGCTGCAGGCTGGCAAACAGCCTTGTCTGAAATTGGTCCCAATTTTGTTTG GTGGGTAGCTGCCCAGAGTGTCTTCTACCATCTGTACAATCAAGTCTCTTACATGTCTCTTGATCAGATTTCTCCCTTAACATTCAGCATAGGGAACACAATGAAGAGAATTTCGGTAATTGTCTCTTCTATCCTTATCTTCCACACACCAATTCAGCCCGTCAATGCCCTTGGAGCTGCCATTGCAATTCTTGGTACCTTCCTTTATTCACAG GCTAAACAATAA